A genomic window from Triticum urartu cultivar G1812 chromosome 7, Tu2.1, whole genome shotgun sequence includes:
- the LOC125519973 gene encoding uncharacterized protein LOC125519973, translating to MGIVKVASGAPIAKSSYSRENEDLTQEERLLLESFPSHDSADDCEHAEVDCELAMSGGQLCNVPYGLYDLPELNDILSLETWNSCLTEEDRFRLAAYLPDMDQHDLFTTMTELLSGSAMFFGSPLRGFFDRLNGGFYSPEVSRARELLMNFQRRRYYHFLKLYHDGIVWKFACMDKLWRRSLVDTSLEEKIHIWHNWIQEKLLTFADPNSSPLNARLSNIGEVEAASFASLKRAKLIEGTSSTNWSAKYKEIVHEAKPVEISSSNSHIFHLQDVPGEKCSKPPKVVLKANADSDFLADGNAGICHTPGLIPLAQLGVQVSTFSPYAFSQHVHNFSVNPSYPLYINTRRNSLGSSSSKAWQLEGALETYPILVKSPFGVQHAVLEDLKTGNHSAALSGYQSAANKPITAYSDEGNDTRESLHEKNLLKNFGRPGAMVPESSPGLYMRTAIGHETNGLMKMSNPGNADIISEMLTLGASTNPPYNFPMQSETVLKQHHDGLKTKAPPFMNSATRVEGHRFPYTYARRKPHRAVDLVDPVETPTMVGSETASGLASMANVKAKGIKL from the coding sequence atGGGCATTGTGAAGGTTGCAAGTGGTGCGCCTATAGCGAAGAGTAGTTACAGCCGTGAAAACGAGGACCTTACACAAGAGGAGAGATTACTGCTTGAGAGCTTTCCTAGTCATGATTCTGCCGATGACTGCGAACATGCGGAGGTCGATTGTGAGCTTGCAATGTCTGGAGGCCAGTTGTGCAATGTGCCTTATGGGCTTTATGATCTGCCTGAGTTAAATGACATACTGTCTCTGGAGACGTGGAACTCATGTCTAACAGAAGAAGATAGATTCCGTCTAGCAGCATACCTCCCGGACATGGACCAACATGACTTGTTTACAACAATGACGGAGCTCTTGAGTGGCAGTGCTATGTTCTTTGGGAGTCCACTTAGAGGGTTTTTTGACAGATTGAATGGTGGATTTTATTCTCCAGAAGTTTCTCGGGCAAGAGAATTACTGATGAACTTTCAGAGACGAAGGTATTATCATTTTCTGAAGTTGTATCATGATGGCATTGTTTGGAAGTTTGCGTGCATGGACAAGCTGTGGAGAAGAAGTCTTGTGGATACTAGTCTTGAGGAGAAGATTCACATTTGGCACAACTGGATACAAGAGAAGCTTCTCACATTTGCAGATCCAAACAGTTCTCCTTTGAATGCAAGACTATCAAATATTGGTGAGGTTGAAGCTGCCAGTTTTGCATCATTGAAGCGAGCTAAACTTATAGAAGGGACATCAAGTACCAATTGGTCAGCCAAATACAAGGAGATAGTCCATGAAGCAAAACCAGTGGAAATTAGCTCATCGAACAGTCACATTTTTCACCTTCAAGATGTGCCAGGTGAAAAATGTAGCAAACCACCAAAAGTCGTGCTTAAAGCAAATGCCGACAGTGATTTCCTTGCTGATGGCAATGCAGGAATATGTCATACACCAGGACTGATCCCACTCGCTCAGCTGGGAGTGCAGGTCTCCACCTTTTCTCCTTATGCTTTTTCACAGCATGTACATAATTTTTCTGTGAATCCATCTTATCCTTTATACATAAACACAAGGAGAAATTCTTTAGGCAGTTCAAGCTCAAAAGCCTGGCAGTTGGAGGGTGCACTAGAAACTTACCCTATCTTGGTCAAAAGCCCATTTGGAGTCCAGCATGCTGTTTTGGAGGATCTCAAAACAGGCAACCATTCTGCAGCGTTGAGTGGGTATCAGTCAGCAGCTAATAAACCTATCACAGCATATTCAGATGAAGGAAACGACACAAGAGAATCCCTCCATGAGAAGAACCTTTTGAAGAACTTTGGTCGGCCGGGTGCCATGGTTCCTGAAAGTTCTCCTGGTCTGTATATGAGAACCGCCATTGGCCACGAGACGAACGGATTGATGAAAATGTCCAACCCAGGAAATGCTGACATTATTTCTGAGATGCTTACCCTTGGTGCAAGCACAAACCCACCTTATAACTTCCCGATGCAGTCTGAGACAGTGCTCAAACAGCATCATGATGGGCTGAAGACGAAGGCACCTCCTTTCATGAACTCTGCTACAAGAGTTGAAGGACATAGATTCCCTTACACATACGCAAGGAGGAAGCCACACAGGGCGGTCGACCTCGTGGATCCTGTTGAGACGCCGACCATGGTGGGTTCAGAGACAGCGAGTGGGCTGGCTAGCATGGCAAATGTAAAGGCGAAGGGCATCAAACTTTGA